The window CCTCTAAATTCTTCCAAAAGTTAGTTTTCCGCTTATACTTTCTCTATATTACATGTAGACCCAAAATTTCTCGTCAAATCGacttattttcattaaatttcatctttgaatttaagaaacaaaaaataattgaaaaaaaaatgaaatataaattatattaattgacACTAATGTAAGAGGGTAGAACTATAATTTAGGGTCTGTTTTGGGAAACCAAATCATCTGAGTCAAAAACAATAGATATCGTGATTCTAAAGGGTTAAAAGcgcaaatctataaaaaaaaaacatgacaaaCCCCTACTATACTAtaaaaaagacttttttttttcctctttctcatTCCGTAACGGGCCCCGCCTCCACTTTGTTCTACCGCCGACGACGTACGTTAGTGATCGCCGGTCAGtctgtcttctcttctcttctccgtcTCAACCTCATTGGAGAATTCAATCGTGTTTCTAGCTATGTTTGAATTGTTCATTGTTAGGGGTTTAAGGAAAGCTATGTGTGTTTTGGTAGTGTTGCGGCTTTATTTGGCCTAAACAGATATTAGCTATTCTGTTCAGACGAATGTGGAGTCCTGATTAAACTCTCTAAAACTACCCTGTGATCTTACTACCTATTGGAttggttttgaaatttaagAGTCTTGAAGCTCATAACCACTGTGGTAGAATGTAATTGGAATCTATGGCTTATATAGACCCATTTCTTAGGCTTGTATGACAATAGAGATGGATGAGGATGATGCTAGTAACGAGGTGAAACCACTTATGTAATGCAGTTCCAGTTAAATCTATTCTATATAGTGCTTGATTATGCTAAAAAATTTCACTTATTAGGTTTGTATACATGTAGAGCAtgtatgttttctcttttgctattTAAAATGGCTGTAgcatttggttttgtttatatttttcagTTTCCCTCTCCAGGAAAAGTGTATCCAAACCTACACAAATTGGTTATACTACTAAGACGATTATGTAATCCAAGTTTGTTATTTGGCTATGTCATTTTACAGAAATTACTGAGGCAGAATTTAAGACTGTTGTTCCTGAGTCAGTGTTGAATAAGAGAAAGAGGGAGGAAGAGTGAGCACTCGCCAAGAAACAGGAGCTTGAGTCTGCCAAAAAGCAGAATGCTGACATGAGGAAACTCATTATTAACCGGGCAAAGCAAAGCAGTACTCCAAGGAGTACCaggagaaagtttttttttttttcttttctaatccAAGTTTAATTTGCAATTTTGTCTAATATCAGATTCATGGAGAGTTTTGGCTACTTGTTTTCTACAGGAAATGGAGTTAATCCAGCTGAAGCGTGAGGCAAAGTTGAAAGGAGGCTTTTATGTTGACCCGGAAGCAAAATTGCTTTTCATTGTTCGTATCCGGGGGTAATGTGATCTTCTATCTCCCAAATGTGAGGGATGTTTTACTTCTAGAACTGTTTTCTCATTTCTGTCTTTGTTTTTCATTCATCAGTATCAATGCCATTGAcccaaagacaaagaagatttTGCAACTTTTGCGTTTAAGACAGGTAACACAATCTTATGGTGAGAGATTAGTacatttaaaccaaatttaaaacaaaaagaaaaggatagtATCTGACACTATGATACTTTATTGCAGATTTTTAATGGTGTATTCTTGAAGGTCAACGAGGCAACTATTAACATGCTTCGCCATGTTGAACCCTATGTGACCTATGGGTACATCTATTCTCACTtacatttcaaatttttctttttacatttaaGCCGGTTTGTCTTACCCATGGGAAACTCTTGTTTACCTCAGATACTCAAACTTAAAAATTGTGAAGGAATTGGTTTACAAACGAGGTTTTGGAAAGCTTAACCACCAGAGGATTGCCTTGACAGAACTCCATTGTAGACCAGGTGACTACCTTCAGTATATTTCCTTCATCATGTCTGATTCTGTTCATATTAGGATATGACCATAAGTCAAATTTGTTGTCTTTTCTCCCACCCTTAAATATCGATGCTTTATTAACAGTGTTGAATCAAATTGGTCTCAAAGATTTGGATTGATGTTAATCATCAAAGGTCTATATTTATGTTCTCCTATACCGTTGAAACAGGGGCTAGGGAAGCATGGCATAATCTGTGTTGAAGATCTGATCCATGAGATCATGACTGTTGGGCCACATTTCAAGGAAGCCAACAACTTTGTGTGGCCATTCCAGTTGAAGGCACCATTGGGAGggatgaaaaagaagaggaaccaTTACCTGGAAGGTGGAGACGCTGGAAACCGTGAGAACTTTATCAACGAGCTCGTTAGGAGAATGAACTGAACCGTAAGAGCTTCTACtctgaaatattattaattagcaACAGGGGGTATATTCTTGATTTGGAAATATTGAATCAATATTAATGCCCTTCAGTCGAAACTTTCTAGTATTGATTGGTGAACATTATCTCTCAGCATTATCAATGTTCGGATGGAAAATAAGCTTTATGACTTAAGTTAATGTTGATATACATCACCTATTTGATAGTATTTCCTTGCACTATATACATCGACAGACTTGCATTGCATTTAGTACATGACTCAATTGTTAGAATGAATACAATTGATAGAACAGAAACGTACATTATCTCTTCCTTTGAAAATTTGTTTGTCTTGGCACATACGGTGACATGTATGACAAACCGGTCGAGAAGCACCATTGTTTGGAGCAATCTCGACCTCGAAACCACTCACTTTGATCTTATGACCAGATTTCAAATAAGGGTATTTCCCTAAGATGCAGTCGACATGTAGAGTGGTGGAGCAATCATGGCAGGTGTAGCAAAATTTCTTTACGTTTACCTTTTCTTCACAAATCTCACACCACCACTCTAGCTGCTTTTCAATTCTCTTCGAGTAATCTCTACCACAATATAGAGTGAGTGAGTGAATGTCATACTTGTATTTTACCAATTGTGGTAAATTCAAGCATTTGAACTCCAAGGGGAACCACCAACATTCGTAACATCGTGCCGCAAACCTTGAAGATTCAGTGCAACCTGCACACCtataaataaattcatcaaAATATGCTGCGAGATAAAGAGGATGTTAGTGCGTACTATGGTGGAATGGTTCCGCAAAAGAAGCACACTTGACATCGATTTTATACCCACAATCTTCTTGGCTACACTTGTACATGAATCCGCAAGAGCGTTGGTTACATACAGAGCAAGTGAAGAACCCATTTTCGTAGTTCATCGTGGTTAGCGGATGAACATGTATCGCATGTTCCATCTTCCGAGGAAGACTCGCACACACGTCGTGGAGAGCAAAGTCGCATTGCTTGCAACCTAAGTAACTACCAAATTCAATTGGAAGGATGCAGGCTTGACATACTTGTTCAATTTCCTCCTTGTCGTCCATATCGAGTATCAGTAGGTCATGTTCATGGCTAAAATGGCGTTTTGATTTTGCATCTATTTCCACCAACGCCGCAAAATCAACTTCAGAGTCAATCTCTTCTGGTtcaggttcttcttcaagatcttttcCATCCCACACACTGAAAGTAATTATACATGATGAATGGACAACATAATTACATGTTTTATCAATACAAGAATATCCTCCATATCTAGCTTCAACATATTCCCGACAAACTCCACAAATGTTATCGCCATGATAATTGATACGAAGATTGTGAGAGAGACGATGTGAATGACGTGTGATCTTTATAACCTTTGGTAAGTATATACAGTGTCTATGTACAATGAAATCGCATTGCAAACATCcgtaatatatacttttatcttCCCTCCCACAAACATCACAACGAACATAAATCTCTCTACGAATGAAAGTTAGAGTATGCTCATGAATCTTTGGATAAGTTATTGTGAGACAATCCCTGTGGACATGGGATCCACATCCACGGCAATAATATGCTAAAGATTCAAAAGAAACCTGACTTTTACACAAACTGCAAATTGCTTCTCTAGATTCGCATGGAGATTCTTCATATATGTGTCTAGAGTGGATATTGTAATACATTACGGCGATGTGATTTTGTAAGAAATGGGATTTCTAACTTGATGTATATAGACTATATAATCGAATCATGTCGTATATATAGATAAACTGTTATTCTCCTTGTATGTACGTACAACAAAGAAGAGGATATCGATGGATGCTTGGGGAATAAGCTAAGTCCATAACAATACTTTGTACATGTACTTACGccattgcaattttttttttttttttttgtcgaatgTTCTCTATCACATTATAGAGTCTGGACAATCCGTTCGAAATCTTGATTCGGTTGGTAAAGAACAAGAATATTACTTTCTTTGTCTGTAAAAGGTTTGAGCCATATGCTAATCTGGAATTAGGGTTCAAAATTGTCATAGGCCCAATTTGTGCCAAAGTTTTCATTGggccaaaattaaaaaagatggTCCATGATCAGTTCCATGTTCCTCTGCTTGACCGGTCTCTCCCCTGTTTGAGTCCcttgaaattagtaaaaacTGCTGATATCGAACAGGTAGATTATATCCAAACACACTTACCGAATGTTTTTTTCTAGATTCGAAAACCAAACAGAGCTACTCTTTGTCTCAGAAGATCTCTGACATATAGAGTCATCATGTTTCTAGTGCATAACAGATTCATGCACGCGAGCAGGGTTATTGAAACTGAATCGTTAAAGAGATTATTGTGTCAAAAAGGAGTAGTGTTATAAACGTATAAGTTATAATCCAGCTAATATTCTCCCTAGTTAAGCCATATCATACAAACTTTGTCTCCAAAACTAATCACAATGCCCATGTGGCTTCAATAGTGGCTCTCatttattaactaaaaataattccTCAGATCTTATTTTCCGTAGTACCTTGTTGCTGCATAAGTGCATTTTAGTCTCCGAACCTGTTCACATTTATGacattcatcttttttaatgACCTCTAGTCCAAGTACAGCTAGTTGTACTTGTCTCTGTACATTCACGATAAGGAggaatcaggaaaaaaaaaaaaaaaaaagttattatattcaaaaattcaGTTTACTATTTTACTTCCTTGATTTATTTGGTAGAGATATGCATCTCCAAAGTGCAGAGTAATCTTGATTTTTTAGGTTCTAAATCAAGAATTTAAGATATATAGTATGGTAGGTGAGGATGAGATATCAATGCATCTGACTTGCTTGATTTCGTTTGGGTGACAGGTAAGTGTCGACCATGACAGGTGAGCTATGCAATACCAGAAATGGCTTATGATTTTCGAAACTTGTTCGAACTTCCCATGAACCAATGAAAACTCTTCTCATAGAGACTCATCAAACACACGAATCACAtataataaaggaaaaatgaataataaagaTCATAAAGGAAAGAGACAGAGGATcagatttttttgtcaatggaAGGTATTCATTGCATTCATTCTATATATGGCTCTCTTTGTTTATATCTTGAGGGGGTTGTTGTTGTGCAAGCCAGCTTTGTATCATATGATATCTGTGTCTCTTAATTGTGGTTTTTATAAGGGGTTATACTTTAACTGTTCGTTTCATgccatttttgaaatttcgttATGGTGAACAAGCACATGGTCTGGATTTAGCATAGTAATCAACCAATTTGTTTCGCATGAGTCATGAATATGATTGCCTTACTTCTCTTTTGTATATGCTGATGCTGTTGACACTTCTTGGCTACAAATGATAGATTATGTAATTAGCGAGATAATGACGGCATGAtaatatgatattatttatttgcatctcttttgtttattgtgAAACGCGTTTTACAGTTCACCTTACAAATGAAAATGTGATTTCTTTGTAATGTTAAAATATGCAAATGTGATATATCGGGGAGAAAAATTCATGGACCCATGTAATTATATGCCCAAAAGGCTAAACCAgaccaaaatttgaatattaaattgGCACAACTACTGAACATGTTTTACATAATCTGCATGATTAATATCTATTAGCTGTAGTACTTGTGTGTATTTGTGTGGTCTTTAAACAAATGAAGTCTGTTAATTGATTTTTGGATGTATATGATTTTCTTCTAGATCTGATCACTTTGTGGTTTTTGAAATGCAAGGCATGGATTGTGCATGGTCGTCGTACCTATCCTATTCCTAACTAAGATgtttcatattaatttataatcatGATTATCTAATAATTACGTTATTATGTGTacaatttggattttaatagtataaataacTATACGTGGTTGGTCTGGACCGTCTGGTGATCATCACCATATTTTCGgtagttgaaaaagaaaagatgatttGTCCATGTCAAAAGGTAAGATTACAAAGTTTAGCTTTTACTTTGAAATTTCGTTTTCCCGTTTCCAAAATCATCTTTATAGTTGACTTGACCGTAATTTTCGTGGGAAACACTCTGAAGTTTTGACTTCATCATATTTACTAGGCTTGGGTTTATCCGTTTATGAGTATTTTTCTCGTTGACCAACTTGCCGTACAAGTtctataaatagttaaatactcctcatcaaaatgttaaaagtctttgattttgacatttttggGCCAAGAGAGAGACATGAAAATCCCATGATTTTGAGAAACAATTAAGGAATTATCTTATATTCCTTAATAACTTGTATTCGGAGTAATAGATCTGTATAATTctcttttgcccaaaaaaaaaataaaaaattgtatgatCAGATATTTGACAAGGTAAATGTAATAGGTGGCTAGACCAAGCTTTCAAACAaattttgcaaaagaaaacTAGCCTTCTAAAGCTGGGCCTCCAGATGATATAAATTCACATTTTAAAACcataaatttatatgtttggaaaaaaaaaactataatatgaGATATATATTCCAAAGTAGATGAACTATCTATTAATAGCTTAAAATACTATTTGACCTAATGGAAACATCTCATTAATTTAAGATATAACCATAAGTTTTGTCCCCATGTTGAAATGGACGGCCATGATGTGTAACTGATGATGGCGATAGATGatgacaatatttttattttgtttttttatgtgttaCCCCAACACAATAATAGATAGTTTGAAACTTTCATTTAACTCAACTTTTAGTTTCAGTCACATATTAATTTCCTTAAGAACAAAGATTTGAACCAGTAAATGTATAAAATCGTGTAATTTGGTTGAGATGTATGAACTGAATCTTTCAAACTAGTTGACCAACTTTTTATGTGcacttagaccatctccaataatcttctattttttcctctataataggaGTGATTTTTACTCCAATAGTCCTTTATTTTCACTTcaaaaatagagattgctattttttcctctatttatagaagaactctactttttcttacaaaaggttcctctattttattatagaggtgagaatagaggaccattggagtaaaactcacctctattataaagatttctattatagaagaaaaagtagggaaaaccattggagatggtatTAGAccttagcttttaaaatttatgttttgagaaaataacAAGATTGACATTTACGCCATCGGTAATTACTAGCTACTGAGATACtagtattttactatttttgtatggacaatatgaataaataagtcaacaagcaaacaacaaacTATGATATCCTTTGGAAATGCTAGAGACGTTAGAATATCAATATACCAAGTCAATCGTTGCAAGTAAAACCGTGTGATAAAAGGTCAACgggaattattattttttacatatggGAATTAATATTTACAAACTATTTATCGATCAATTAACATAGAAGATATAACTagttgaaagaaaagaaaagaaaaaaaagacttgaaagGTAAGTcacttcaaaattaaaataaaattgtcgAGTGAAATTTCGAATCCACAATAtgtttctaaaattattatacaTGTGGTcaacattttgttaagtttcaTGTCTTTATAATAAGACAACTAACGAATTGGTTTATGTCTATTATGCCTATTGTATATTAATAAGTTATTCCTATGTTTAATATGGGATTTTAATTAACACGTTCTTATGAAATTATGAGATTTTAATCTACTATATGATCAGAGACATATCATTTGAATCAAAATCCAGACTCCAATACACATGTTAAATATCATGgattttaatttcataatcaATCGGCGATTAATAAAATGACACATGTCTTGTACATTACTTTTGATTTGTGATAGGTTCTGCTATAAAATCTTAACACATTTATATgtcacaaatatatttttcctaTTAATAAgaacataaataataattaaaaaaaaaaaagaacataaataagaaaaatataaaacattttcacgtgtaaaataattaaaatagtgaAACCATAAATATCTGTGATTAATATATGTAAGAGGTAGATGGATCATGAGTAATGAAGTATTAAATGAGATCCATAGTCTACAACTAATTCCCTTTTTGGGTTTACTCCTTTGGTCTTTTCTTCTACCGTCCAATAAATGAAGCAAACGGAACAGAATAAGTTTTACTTTTTGGACTCACAAGATTAGTACTACTAGTAGTTGTTACTTGTTATATCCATTCCACACGTTGAGACAGAAGAGCGGTAGAGACTAGTACTGTAGATGAGTTTTGAACGAGAGCTAGTCAACAAGAGACTAAAAATCCAGCAAGGGTCAACAAAGCAAAAGTGGCCGTACTCTCTTGGGAAAagataaaacaacaaacaataatagAGTAGTAGTGTACGAGACGGTGCACCGCACACACAGGTGGTTCGCCTCACTCCTACTTGTCGTCGCGTCGGTgcacttttttctctctctttttactgAACCAACCCCGCGTCTTCTCCTTTTGGAATCTTGCGGCTTCGTTCTTTTGGTCTCTATCATgcacatttttatttaatagtattTGTAATCTCAAATGGTCTCCTTCATTGGACGATTCTATCCTTATCAAGAATCCTCTCTGGCTTTATTTAATTCGTCCTTGTGCTTCCCAGCTGGCTTTCGGCTGTTGTTATGCTATCACTCTCTCATCCTTTGACTTTTATCTTTCGCTACCTACGTAAAACTTTTACTACTAACTTTGTACATCTTATTCATCTTCAAATGTATCTTGGATCATTAACGGTAATTACCTTTTTAAATTAGGCCGCGTTACTCAAAGCAGAGTTCCAAAAGTTTTACTTAGGCAATAGATTCAATAATAGAAACTCTATCTAACCAACTTGTccatattcttttttcttcgtATTCAAGTTGGgtattattactactactaaatACTTTAATCATTGAATCAGGGACAAATGAACTTTACAGAAGCCATTACTAATAGTTGTATAATTAGATCAGATCAATCATATTTTAAGcggttatatatatactagtagtaCTAGTATGTATGATTGTTGATGTCAAATTAGTATATATGATTGGTCCAtcgtaattttttaaaaaggtgcCTCTAATTACCATTCCACAGATCTATGATTCTCGAGGACACAAAAAAGTGTCATAAATTCGAGTGCCGCCAAAAAAGATACGGTTGTCTCCACGTTAGGTACGGTGTGGTACTTGAAGCGACATAAGCCTCGTGGAACGATATGAACTCTACACGTGGCGAGCTTACCGATGTCTTCTGTACGGTCCGAAGTTTGTTTACGTCAAACTATGCCATTTTTCTAATAGGGAGTAttggtatataatttaattagtttaaaatCGTTTCATTATATGCTAAGAACAAAATCTAAGATGCTTGGTTTTTAATTCTTTCGTGAACGATTATGGTCTAAATAAAGAGAACTAAATCCAAGTTCACGATTTTGTGATTTGGAAACCATGTTTCAGTGAAATTGTATTATTTCTTGAACGTTTTTCATATGGATAATGGATCAGATTTATAAATATAGTATAAACACAATAATTAGTTACTTACGGTTTTATAGAGGTACT is drawn from Camelina sativa cultivar DH55 chromosome 1, Cs, whole genome shotgun sequence and contains these coding sequences:
- the LOC104704660 gene encoding uncharacterized protein LOC104704660 translates to MYYNIHSRHIYEESPCESREAICSLCKSQVSFESLAYYCRGCGSHVHRDCLTITYPKIHEHTLTFIRREIYVRCDVCGREDKSIYYGCLQCDFIVHRHCIYLPKVIKITRHSHRLSHNLRINYHGDNICGVCREYVEARYGGYSCIDKTCNYVVHSSCIITFSVWDGKDLEEEPEPEEIDSEVDFAALVEIDAKSKRHFSHEHDLLILDMDDKEEIEQVCQACILPIEFGSYLGCKQCDFALHDVCASLPRKMEHAIHVHPLTTMNYENGFFTCSVCNQRSCGFMYKCSQEDCGYKIDVKCASFAEPFHHSTH